Proteins found in one Vagococcus carniphilus genomic segment:
- a CDS encoding peptide ABC transporter substrate-binding protein produces the protein MKTKKMLYVGLLSTVVLSLAACGGGNGKESSTKESGKSDGKEVLAEKQEFSVNVQQEMPSADLSLNTDVIGSVALNNVYEGIYRLDKDQKPQPAGATEKAEVSEDGLVYKIKLREDAKWSDGKPVTAKDYVYGWQRTVDPKTASEYASLHESVKNAADITAGKKDKSELGIKAVSDYELEVTLEKATPYFDYLLAFTTYMPQREDIVEKYGKEYTTTSEKAVYNGPFKLADFDGPGTDTEWAYVKNDEYWDKDTVKLDRINVSVVKEASTSLNLFESGKAEDIILAGELAQQKADDPQFVSEMKASSRYIELNQRDDKSEFRNEDLRKAISYAIDRDALANQILSDGSVASTGLVPKNVAESPKDKKDFSKEAGSQLEYDSKKAKDHWKKAKKDLGKDKIEVDLLASDNDSTKKVIEFLKGSLEEELPGLKVNLSPVPFSVRLDRSNKGDFSMVYSGWIADYPDPSSFLDLFGTENPYNRGKFSNKEYDKLLEDAATTHVNDPEKRWDDMIKAEQLVTKEVGVVPVIQEAEAHLRSDKVKGVVSHPAGAMFDYKWTYKVD, from the coding sequence ATGAAAACGAAAAAAATGTTATACGTTGGTTTGCTTTCAACAGTTGTTTTATCATTAGCAGCGTGTGGAGGCGGTAATGGAAAAGAATCATCAACTAAAGAGAGTGGAAAATCAGATGGTAAAGAAGTATTGGCTGAAAAGCAAGAATTTTCTGTCAATGTTCAACAAGAGATGCCTTCAGCAGATTTATCACTTAACACAGATGTAATTGGTTCAGTTGCTTTGAATAATGTGTATGAAGGAATTTATCGTTTAGATAAAGATCAGAAACCACAACCTGCAGGAGCAACAGAAAAAGCTGAAGTCAGTGAAGATGGGTTAGTATATAAAATTAAATTACGTGAAGATGCTAAATGGTCAGATGGAAAACCTGTAACGGCAAAAGATTATGTTTACGGATGGCAAAGAACGGTTGACCCTAAAACAGCTTCTGAGTATGCCTCATTACATGAATCAGTTAAAAATGCAGCAGACATTACAGCAGGGAAAAAAGACAAGAGTGAGCTTGGTATTAAAGCAGTGAGTGATTATGAATTAGAGGTTACTTTAGAAAAAGCAACACCTTATTTTGATTACTTATTAGCCTTTACAACTTACATGCCACAACGTGAAGACATTGTAGAAAAATATGGTAAAGAATATACAACTACAAGTGAAAAAGCTGTTTATAATGGGCCATTTAAATTAGCGGATTTTGATGGACCTGGAACAGATACTGAGTGGGCTTATGTTAAAAATGATGAGTATTGGGATAAGGATACAGTTAAATTAGATCGTATTAATGTAAGTGTTGTAAAAGAAGCTTCAACTAGTTTGAATCTTTTTGAAAGTGGCAAAGCAGAAGATATTATTTTAGCTGGTGAGTTAGCTCAACAAAAAGCTGATGATCCTCAATTTGTTAGTGAAATGAAAGCTTCATCTCGTTACATTGAATTAAACCAAAGAGATGATAAATCTGAATTTAGAAATGAAGATTTAAGAAAAGCTATCTCTTACGCGATTGATCGAGATGCGTTAGCTAATCAAATTTTATCTGATGGTTCTGTTGCTTCAACTGGATTAGTTCCTAAAAATGTAGCTGAAAGTCCAAAAGACAAAAAGGATTTTTCTAAAGAAGCTGGAAGCCAATTAGAGTATGATAGCAAGAAAGCGAAAGATCACTGGAAGAAAGCTAAAAAAGATTTAGGAAAAGATAAAATTGAAGTGGATTTATTAGCTTCAGATAACGACTCAACTAAAAAAGTTATCGAGTTCTTAAAAGGTTCTCTGGAAGAAGAATTACCAGGATTGAAAGTTAACTTAAGCCCTGTACCATTTAGTGTACGTTTGGATCGTTCTAATAAGGGTGATTTCAGTATGGTTTATAGCGGTTGGATTGCAGATTATCCAGACCCAAGTAGTTTCTTAGATTTATTTGGAACAGAAAACCCATATAACAGAGGTAAATTCTCTAATAAAGAATACGATAAATTATTAGAAGATGCTGCAACAACTCATGTGAATGACCCTGAAAAACGTTGGGATGACATGATTAAAGCAGAACAATTAGTAACAAAAGAAGTTGGTGTAGTTCCTGTGATTCAAGAGGCAGAAGCTCACTTACGTTCTGATAAAGTTAAAGGTGTGGTATCACATCCGGCAGGCGCAATGTTCGATTACAAATGGACTTATAAAGTAGATTAA
- a CDS encoding DUF3899 domain-containing protein, whose product MTNKKKTAICLIGLFSIIPAITWLTKKEITLKYLSDNFFMFALFFLIVGGFILVLSSGFFDLFQKNMKHLIQLRKNNEPKEYVPFSQIFKKKPVFWFIIGVSLLVTSLILALIA is encoded by the coding sequence ATGACCAATAAGAAAAAAACAGCAATTTGCCTAATAGGCCTATTTTCTATTATTCCAGCAATAACTTGGTTAACGAAAAAAGAAATAACTTTAAAGTATCTATCTGATAACTTTTTTATGTTCGCTCTTTTCTTTTTAATAGTAGGAGGATTTATTCTAGTTCTATCTTCTGGTTTTTTTGACTTATTTCAAAAAAATATGAAACATCTTATCCAATTAAGAAAAAATAATGAACCTAAGGAATACGTTCCCTTTTCTCAAATTTTTAAGAAAAAACCTGTTTTTTGGTTTATCATTGGAGTTAGTTTGTTAGTAACCAGTTTAATCCTTGCCCTAATTGCCTAA